One Microplitis mediator isolate UGA2020A chromosome 3, iyMicMedi2.1, whole genome shotgun sequence DNA segment encodes these proteins:
- the LOC130665045 gene encoding tRNA (cytosine(72)-C(5))-methyltransferase NSUN6, with protein MYKNCFRDEIREELFEDFKRIRKKSFDAEIKLNELITWLRTTPKVTTIRINTLTSSAEKIIKNLIKKKNLSITRYPKLPELLSVTKELDLVQTEIIIGLKEAVVDASCGAAVLRGAHVFAPGVMGLVYANLDEQINVFADVTGQCKKGLSKIYDCPSKIFVGCGLLKQTRGEIFRDNSSGVAIYLKRTTSGLPQLSNDDLEDGLLQNLPSIICSRILDPRPGDLVLDMCAAPGNKTTHISALMNNVAGLVAIDKIQSKVDKLRANCRAAGSNVKIFCFNSLKAVDDAADKTRGFDKIQPPFARETFDKILLDGPCSALGQRPQLFNKITVKQLRSYVALQRKLFSTAVELLKPGGTLVYSTCTVTVAENEGIVAWALNNFPSLKLSSARKIYESFDLEDFPGSAGYDVDNLSSEEASYLLRFGPESDTIGFFIALFIKNQEVS; from the exons atgtataaaaattgttttagaGATGAAATAAGAGAAGAATTGTTTGAAGATTTcaaaagaataagaaaaaaaagttttgacgcagag attaaattaaatgaattgataACTTGGTTGCGAACGACACCAAAAGTAACGACGATAAGAATAAACACACTGACAAGTAGCgcagaaaaaataatcaaaaatttgattaaaaaaaaaaatttatccataACTCGGTACCCAAAATTACCagaattattatcagtaaccAAAGAATTGGACCTAGTGCAAACTGAAATTATTATTGGCCTAAAAGAAGCCGTCGTCGACGCAAGTTGCGGCGCTGCTGTGTTACGAGGAGCCCACGTTTTCGCTCCAGGAGTAATGGGACTTGTCTACGCGAATCTAGACGAGCAGATCAACGTCTTCGCAGACGTCACTGGCCAGTGCAAAAAAGGTctgtcaaaaatttacgattgcccttcaaaaatattcgtaGGCTGCGGACTGCTGAAGCAGACTCGCGGCGAAATTTTCCGTGACAACAGCAGCGGGGttgctatttatttaaaaagaacaACATCCGGGTTACCGCAGCTCAGTAACGATGATCTAGAAGACGGTCTGCTGCAGAACCTGCCTTCAATCATTTGCTCCAGGATTCTAGACCCGCGTCCTGGAGACCTGGTGCTGGACATGTGCGCGGCACCCGGTAATAAAACGACTCATATTTCTGCTCTGATGAATAACGTCGCGGGATTGGTTGCTATCGACAAAATCCAATCGAAGGTCGATAAATTACGAGCTAATTGTCGCGCTGCTGGATCCAacgtaaagattttttgtttcaattcaTTAAAAGCTGTCGATGACGCTGCTGATAAGACGAGAGGTTTTGATAAAATTCAGCCGCCGTTTGCTCGAGAaacttttgataaaattttgctggACGGTCCTTGCAGTGCTCTGGGTCAACGACCTCAGCTATTCAATAAGATAACTGTCAAACAGTTGCGATCTTACGTTGCTTTACAACGTAAATTATTTAGCAca GCTGTGGAGCTTTTGAAACCTGGTGGCACGTTGGTCTACTCCACATGCACGGTAACAGTCGCCGAGAACGAAGGAATAGTCGCTTGGGCGCTAAACAATTTTCCttctttaaaattatcttCAGCGCGTAAGATTTATGAGTCATTTGACCTAGAAGATTTTCCTGGATCCGCTGGCTATGATGTAGACAATTTATCAAGTGAAGAAGCCAGTTATCTATTGCGATTCGGACCCGAGAGCGATACCATTGGATTTTTTATCGCGCTGTTCATAAAAAATCAAGAGgtttcataa
- the LOC130665043 gene encoding poly [ADP-ribose] polymerase-like, protein MTDQLPFRVEYAKSGRASCKSCKGNIGKDDLRLAKISQSPFHDGVMTSWFHPDCFFAKTKPKTIGDIANFDNIKWEDQEMVRKRVEGGSEPAAGSSGKGRKRGNNEALKDFKIEYAKSNRSVCVGCETPIIKDNIRVSKKDYDSEKAVKFGSIDRWHHLECFAQIRNELEFFVAGNNLPGFKTLKKEDQDLVKKTLPAIKETGAPAVKKVKEEPVDSAEEKIMKKQNKKLFDTIDKLKVVKKKDMIEILQHNNQFVPDGESRLRDSLADQLVFGALPTCTKCSGQFRFKSGIGYRCMGNITEWTKCENIVVDPKRTKFIISDDIKEKYDFLKAYKSKPERRIVRITAPSAAVETVKKEDQVDGPKVNRGPMPLRGMQFVIAGRTEKSKEALKKEIMSLGGTVGTKVSDTTAAVIANEAAIEKGGKVIEEAEKLDIQVVSEDFVDEAKDYKDTPIPLIIKKNICSWGGDPSVRVVASLAKSSSSVRAKSIYEKSGSGKVKLKIKGGGAVDPDSELEDVAHVFQRGNEKFTVTLGITDIQAKKNSYYKLQILKHDHQNKYWLFRSWGRIGTTIGGHKTESMALEDCISTFKELYHEKSGNHWENRDMFVKYPRLMYPIDTEDSDDSKVGTLESNIESKLKKPVQDLIRLIFDVNIMKKVMKEFEIDTEKMPLGKLSKKQLEKAYQVLTELQQLITKGNAERMLIIDASNRFYTLVPHSFGVGDPPLLDTEEIIKTKCEMLESLIDMEIAYNLLSVKTDENQSPLDAHYAQLNTDIDVLDKDSDEYKMIETYTKNTHAATHSSYELEIENVFVVKRKGEDKRYKPFAKLPNKKLLWHGSRTTNYAGILSQGLRIAPPEAPVTGYMFGKGIYFADMVSKSANYCCTNSQDSTGLLLLCEVALGNMYERLKADYIEKLPKGKHSTFGKGQTGPDPNQVYKTPDGVEVPYGPPVDQQVPGAASLLYNEYIVYDVAQVKAQYLVRMKFKYKY, encoded by the exons ATGACTGATCAATTGCCGTTCAGAGTCGAGTACGCAAAAAGTGGACGGGCCAGTTGTAAATCTTGCAAAGGAAATATTGGAAAAGATGATCTGAGACTCGCCAAAATTTCCCAG AGTCCATTCCACGATGGTGTCATGACAAGTTGGTTTCATCCCGATTGTTTTTTTGCTAAAACGAAACCCAAAACAATTGGAGATATTGCTAATTTTGATAATATCAAATGGGAAGATCAGGAAATGGTCAGAAAAAGAGTTG AAGGAGGATCTGAGCCAGCAGCTGGTTCTAGTGGTAAAGGTCGCAAGCGCGGGAACAATGAAGCacttaaagattttaaaatagaaTACGCAAAATCCAACCGATCAGTTTGTGTTGGATGTGAGACCCCGATAATAAAAGACAATATTCGTGTGTCTAAGAAGGATTATGACAGCGAGAAAGCTGTCAAATTTGGGTCGATTGATCGGTGGCATCACCTCGAATGTTTCGCGCAAATTCGCAATGAGCTGGAGTTCTTTGTCGCGGGAAATAATTTGCCGGGCTTCAAGACCCTGAAGAAAGAGGACCAGGATCTGGTGAAAAAGACTCTGCCTGCCATAAAGGAAACTGGTGCTCCAGCGGTTAAGAAAGTTAAGGAAGAGCCGGTCGACAGCGCTGAGGAGAAGATCATGAAGAagcagaataaaaaattatttgacaccaTTGACAAACTGAAAGTTGTTAAGAAAAAAGATATGATTGAAATTCTCCAGCATAACAATCAGTTTGTTCCGGACGGTGAGTCTCGGCTCCGGGATTCGCTGGCCGATCAATTGGTTTTTGGAGCCTTGCCGACTTGTACCAAGTGCTCGGGACAGTTCAGATTCAAGTCTGGAATCGGCTACCGATGCATGGGCAACATAACAGAGTGGACTAAGTGCGAGAATATTGTCGTGGATCCAAAGCgcactaaatttattatttctgatgacattaaagaaaaatatgactttttaaaGGCGTACAAAAGTAAACCTGAGCGTCGTATTGTTCGGATAACGGCACCATCGGCTGCGGTTGAAACCGTCAAGAAAGAAGACCAAGTTGACGGTCCCAAAGTAAATCGCGGTCCCATGCCGCTCAGGGGAATGCAGTTCGTGATTGCTGGTAGAACTGAGAAGAGCAAAGAGGctttgaaaaaagaaattatgtCACTTGGTGGTACGGTTGGTACCAAAGTAAGTGACACTACTGCTGCGGTGATTGCCAACGAGGCTGCTATTGAAAAAGGCGGTAAAGTTATTGAGGAAGCCGAAAAACTAGACATTCAAGTTGTCTCTGAGGATTTTGTTGACGAGGCAAAAGACTACAAGGACACCCCGATCccattgattattaaaaaaaatatttgcagtTGGGGTGGCGACCCCAGTGTTCGTGTCGTTGCTTCTCTCGCTAAATCAAGCTCCTCTGTGCGGGCTAAAAGTATATACGAGAAGTCTGGCAGCGGTAAAGTCAAATTGAAGATCAAAGGCGGCGGTGCTGTCGATCCTGACAGTGAGCTCGAGGATGTGGCCCACGTTTTTCAACGTGGGAACGAAAAGTTCACTGTGACTTTGGGTATCACTGATATCCAGGCTAAGAAAAACAGTTACTATAAACTGCAGATACTTAAACATGACCATCAAAACAAGTATTGGTTGTTCAGAAGCTGGGGTCGCATTGGCACCACCATCGGAGGCCACAAGACCGAATCCATGGCTCTGGAAGACTGCATCTCGACGTTCAAAGAACTGTATCATGAAAAGTCTGGTAATCACTGGGAGAATCGTGACATGTTTGTTAAATATCCGCGCTTGATGTATCCCATCGACACTGAGGACAGCGACGATTCTAAAGTTGGAACTCTGGAGTCAAATATCGAGAGCAAGCTCAAGAAACCCGTCCAGGATCTGATACGGCTCATTTTTGACGTCAACATCATGAAGAAGGTAATGAAGGAGTTTGAAATCGACACTGAAAAAATGCCGCTGGGTAAATTGTCCAAGAAGCAGCTGGAGAAAGCTTACCAAGTTCTTACGGAACTGCAACAATTGATTACCAAAGGAAATGCTGAGCGCATGCTGATAATTGACGCGTCAAATAGATTCTACACTCTGGTTCCTCATTCATTTGGAGTCGGCGACCCCCCGCTGCTGGATACCGAGGAAATTATTAAGACAAAGTGCGAGATGCTGGAGTCGCTGATCGATATGGAGATCGCCTACAACTTGCTGAGTGTTAAAACTGATGAGAACCAGAGCCCGCTGGATGCCCACTACGCCCAGCTCAACACCGATATCGACGTCCTGGACAAGGACAGCGATGAGTACAAGATGATCGAGACTTACACCAAGAACACCCACGCAGCGACTCACTCCTCCTACGAGTTGGAGATCGAGAATGTCTTCGTTGTCAAGCGCAAGGGCGAGGACAAAAGATACAAACCATTTGCGAAATTGCCgaacaaaaaattactctggCACGGATCGCGTACCACAAACTACGCAGGTATCCTGTCCCAAGGACTTCGTATCGCGCCACCGGAAGCTCCCGTCACCGGTTACATGTTCGGTAAAGGTATTTACTTTGCTGACATGGTATCCAAGTCTGCGAACTACTGTTGCACCAACAGCCAGGACTCCACTGGTCTCCTGTTGCTCTGCGAAGTCGCGCTGGGTAACATGTACGAGAGACTCAAAGCCGACTACATCGAGAAACTGCCGAAGGGAAAGCACTCGACCTTCGGTAAAGGTCAGACTGGTCCGGATCCCAACCAAGTCTACAAGACTCCTGATGGCGTTGAAGTTCCTTACGGTCCTCCTGTCGACCAACAGGTTCCTGGCGCTGCTTCACTTCTCTACAACGAGTATATTGTCTATGATGTTGCTCAAGTCAAGGCTCAGTACCTCGTTCGTATGAAATTTAAGTACAAATATTAG
- the LOC130665641 gene encoding poly [ADP-ribose] polymerase-like isoform X1, protein MAEKETYRVEYAKSGNAVCRLCQSKIKKNDLRFVKNIERPFTNKVTLSWFHPECFFVDTKLNNIGEISNSENIRWRDQEYLKKKIEENPEEEAAGTSSKIKYCRPCAPKYFRVEYSPSNRVKWDDMPGYSDKLWSHHRDLMLECLPPIEYAAEEETSSVDELEETMKRQNEELFEVMDALQDVCKKDLVRLLSTNGQLVPKSRQQIIEAVADQVVFGALPICFKCLGFNYVFESGVGYRCMGDLTSWTKCKNVCVYPVRTKFIISNDLMQRYPFLCSNEFRTQDRMIRIPAPSDPVTEEAEALDAEGSAEANSQVKPLKGLLFAIGGKTFNNKDILKRNIVKLGGKIVTKVTREVAAVVTSVWTLAKPNQMIRDAQRLRVNVVGEGFVDEAKHCTDTPFQLIVARSICPWGSDPSVRCAGYLASLNGKGKVTLKIKGGGAVDPKSGLDHVAHVYQQHNDKFTVTLGLTDIEDNKNDYYKMQILEHDNGNKFWLFTSWGRIGTTIGGSSLRSMSLDSCIDFFKKNYLKKTGNDWGNHSALFVKCPGMFYLINTEDTDDTKINRIQSTVQSQLKPPVKDLVALIFNVEYMKMVMLEYELDIDRMPLGALSTNQIQQAYQVLSDVMSIIRNNNDQALLVDASNRFYTLVPHSFGLNSPPILDSIEAVQKKCEMLNSLMEMAISYRILYDNVNINLHPIDDRYFKLNTYIDVLDPNSFEYQIIQRYAMNTHSHCHASFELKIENIFVISRRGEDERYRQFSGFYNKRLLWHGSRTTNFAGILAHGLRVAPPEVPSSGYMFGKGIYFADVVSKSANYCSTTYSNPTGLLLLCEVALGNMYERVQADYITELPYGFHSTFGRGKNIPDPKDYFITRDNVLVPYGKPVRADLYNVLALAHNEYVVYNPAQIKTKYLLRVNFVHK, encoded by the exons atggctgAGAAAGAAACGTACCGAGTGGAGTACGCGAAATCTGGAAACGCCGTTTGCAGACTGTGTcaatcgaaaattaaaaaaaatgatttgagaTTCGTCAAAAATATTGag cgGCCATTTACTAACAAAGTTACCTTGAGTTGGTTTCATCCAGaatgtttttttgttgatacGAAATTAAACAATATCGGAGAGATTAGTAACTCGGAGAATATCAGATGGAGAGACCAAGAAtatctaaagaaaaaaattg aagaaAACCCTGAAGAAGAAGCGGCGGGTACCAGTagcaaaattaaatattgtcgACCCTGTGCCCCAAAATATTTTAGAGTAGAGTATTCACCATCGAATCGGGTGAAAT GGGATGACATGCCGGGTTATTCTGACAAGCTCTGGTCCCACCACAGAGACCTGATGTTGGAATGTCTGCCGCCGATAGAATATGCCGCGGAAGAAGAAACCTCTTCAGTTGATGAGCTCGAGGAAACAATGAAGCGGCAGAATGAAGAATTGTTTGAAGTTATGGATGCGCTGCAAGATGTCTGCAAAAAAGACCTGGTCCGTCTGTTGAGTACGAATGGCCAACTCGTTCCTAAATCTCGGCAACAAATAATCGAAGCCGTGGCCGACCAAGTGGTTTTTGGAGCTCTGCCGATCTGTTTCAAATGCTTGGGGTTCAATTACGTCTTTGAATCAGGCGTGGGGTATCGCTGCATGGGAGATCTTACCTCGTGGACCAAGTGCAAGAACGTATGCGTTTATCCCGTGAGGACAAAGTTTATCATCAGCAATGACCTGATGCAGCGGTATCCATTCCTTTGTTCCAACGAGTTCCGAACCCAGGATCGTATGATTCGCATACCGGCTCCATCGGACCCAGTTACGGAAGAAGCAGAGGCGCTCGACGCAGAAGGCAGCGCTGAAGCGAATTCTCAAGTCAAGCCGCTAAAAGGATTATTATTTGCGATTGGTGGAAAAACGTTCAACAATAAGgacattttgaaaagaaatataGTAAAACTTGGCGGGAAAATTGTTACGAAAGTAACCAGGGAGGTGGCTGCGGTGGTAACCTCGGTCTGGACTCTTGCGAAGCCCAATCAGATGATAAGAGACGCCCAGAGGCTGAGAGTTAATGTCGTCGGCGAAGGTTTTGTTGATGAAGCGAAACATTGCACTGACACTCCGTTTCAATTGATAGTCGCGAGAAGCATTTGCCCATGGGGAAGTGATCCAAGTGTTAGATGCGCTGGCTATTTGGCAAGTCTAAATGGCAAGGGGAAAGTAACGCTGAAAATAAAAGGCGGTGGAGCTGTCGATCCCAAAAGTGGGCTAGACCACGTGGCCCATGTTTATCAGCAGCACAATGATAAGTTCACGGTGACGCTTGGCCTGACGGACATTGAGGACAACAAGAATGATTACTATAAAATGCAGATACTCGAGCACGACAACGGTAATAAATTTTGGTTGTTTACTAGCTGGGGAAGAATTGGCACGACGATTGGAGGGTCTAGTCTGAGATCGATGTCTCTAGACAGctgtattgatttttttaaaaaaaattatttaaaaaaaacgggaAATGATTGGGGTAATCACTCTGCTTTATTTGTCAAGTGTCCGGGTatgttttatttgataaaCACTGAGGATACTGATGACACTAAAATTAACAGAATACAGTCGACTGTGCAAAGCCAATTGAAACCTCCTGTAAAAGATCTTGTTgctttgatttttaatgttgAATACATGAAGATGGTGATGCTGGAGTACGAACTAGACATCGACAGAATGCCTTTGGGTGCATTGTCTACTAACCAAATTCAGCAAGCCTATCAGGTTCTCAGTGACGTGATGAGCATAAtcagaaataataatgatcagGCGTTACTGGTCGACGCATCAAACCGATTTTACACTCTGGTTCCTCACTCATTTGGATTAAACAGTCCCCCGATTCTGGACTCCATTGAAGCGGTACAGAAAAAATGTGAGATGCTAAACTCGTTAATGGAGATGGCGATTTCTTACCGGATATTGTATGACAACGTCAATATAAATCTGCATCCGATAGACGATCGCTACTTCAAGCTCAATACTTATATCGATGTTCTGGATCCTAACTCCTTTGAATACCAAATAATTCAACGCTATGCAATGAATACTCACTCCCATTGTCACGCTTCCTTCGAATTAAAAATCGAGAACATTTTCGTTATCAGTCGTCGCGGCGAAGACGAGAGATACAGACAATTTTCCGGGTTCTACAATAAAAGACTCCTGTGGCACGGCTCCCGTACCACTAATTTTGCTGGTATCCTGGCTCATGGACTCCGTGTCGCTCCACCGGAAGTCCCATCTTCGGGCTACATGTTCGGCAAGGGAATTTACTTCGCTGACGTAGTCTCGAAGTCTGCTAACTACTGCAGCACCACTTACAGCAACCCAACAGGACTTCTGCTGCTTTGCGAAGTCGCTCTAGGCAACATGTACGAGAGAGTCCAGGCTGATTACATCACCGAACTGCCTTATGGCTTCCACTCTACCTTCGGAAGAGGTAAAAATATTCCGGATCCCaaggattattttattactcgaGATAATGTTCTTGTGCCTTACGGAAAACCCGTAAGAGCAGATCTTTATAACGTGTTAGCGCTAGCGCACAATGAGTACGTTGTATATAATCCTGCTCAAATTAAAACCAAGTACTTGCTTCGTGTAAATTTTGTACACAAATAG
- the LOC130665641 gene encoding poly [ADP-ribose] polymerase-like isoform X2 produces the protein MAEKETYRVEYAKSGNAVCRLCQSKIKKNDLRFVKNIERPFTNKVTLSWFHPECFFVDTKLNNIGEISNSENIRWRDQEYLKKKIGDDMPGYSDKLWSHHRDLMLECLPPIEYAAEEETSSVDELEETMKRQNEELFEVMDALQDVCKKDLVRLLSTNGQLVPKSRQQIIEAVADQVVFGALPICFKCLGFNYVFESGVGYRCMGDLTSWTKCKNVCVYPVRTKFIISNDLMQRYPFLCSNEFRTQDRMIRIPAPSDPVTEEAEALDAEGSAEANSQVKPLKGLLFAIGGKTFNNKDILKRNIVKLGGKIVTKVTREVAAVVTSVWTLAKPNQMIRDAQRLRVNVVGEGFVDEAKHCTDTPFQLIVARSICPWGSDPSVRCAGYLASLNGKGKVTLKIKGGGAVDPKSGLDHVAHVYQQHNDKFTVTLGLTDIEDNKNDYYKMQILEHDNGNKFWLFTSWGRIGTTIGGSSLRSMSLDSCIDFFKKNYLKKTGNDWGNHSALFVKCPGMFYLINTEDTDDTKINRIQSTVQSQLKPPVKDLVALIFNVEYMKMVMLEYELDIDRMPLGALSTNQIQQAYQVLSDVMSIIRNNNDQALLVDASNRFYTLVPHSFGLNSPPILDSIEAVQKKCEMLNSLMEMAISYRILYDNVNINLHPIDDRYFKLNTYIDVLDPNSFEYQIIQRYAMNTHSHCHASFELKIENIFVISRRGEDERYRQFSGFYNKRLLWHGSRTTNFAGILAHGLRVAPPEVPSSGYMFGKGIYFADVVSKSANYCSTTYSNPTGLLLLCEVALGNMYERVQADYITELPYGFHSTFGRGKNIPDPKDYFITRDNVLVPYGKPVRADLYNVLALAHNEYVVYNPAQIKTKYLLRVNFVHK, from the exons atggctgAGAAAGAAACGTACCGAGTGGAGTACGCGAAATCTGGAAACGCCGTTTGCAGACTGTGTcaatcgaaaattaaaaaaaatgatttgagaTTCGTCAAAAATATTGag cgGCCATTTACTAACAAAGTTACCTTGAGTTGGTTTCATCCAGaatgtttttttgttgatacGAAATTAAACAATATCGGAGAGATTAGTAACTCGGAGAATATCAGATGGAGAGACCAAGAAtatctaaagaaaaaaattg GGGATGACATGCCGGGTTATTCTGACAAGCTCTGGTCCCACCACAGAGACCTGATGTTGGAATGTCTGCCGCCGATAGAATATGCCGCGGAAGAAGAAACCTCTTCAGTTGATGAGCTCGAGGAAACAATGAAGCGGCAGAATGAAGAATTGTTTGAAGTTATGGATGCGCTGCAAGATGTCTGCAAAAAAGACCTGGTCCGTCTGTTGAGTACGAATGGCCAACTCGTTCCTAAATCTCGGCAACAAATAATCGAAGCCGTGGCCGACCAAGTGGTTTTTGGAGCTCTGCCGATCTGTTTCAAATGCTTGGGGTTCAATTACGTCTTTGAATCAGGCGTGGGGTATCGCTGCATGGGAGATCTTACCTCGTGGACCAAGTGCAAGAACGTATGCGTTTATCCCGTGAGGACAAAGTTTATCATCAGCAATGACCTGATGCAGCGGTATCCATTCCTTTGTTCCAACGAGTTCCGAACCCAGGATCGTATGATTCGCATACCGGCTCCATCGGACCCAGTTACGGAAGAAGCAGAGGCGCTCGACGCAGAAGGCAGCGCTGAAGCGAATTCTCAAGTCAAGCCGCTAAAAGGATTATTATTTGCGATTGGTGGAAAAACGTTCAACAATAAGgacattttgaaaagaaatataGTAAAACTTGGCGGGAAAATTGTTACGAAAGTAACCAGGGAGGTGGCTGCGGTGGTAACCTCGGTCTGGACTCTTGCGAAGCCCAATCAGATGATAAGAGACGCCCAGAGGCTGAGAGTTAATGTCGTCGGCGAAGGTTTTGTTGATGAAGCGAAACATTGCACTGACACTCCGTTTCAATTGATAGTCGCGAGAAGCATTTGCCCATGGGGAAGTGATCCAAGTGTTAGATGCGCTGGCTATTTGGCAAGTCTAAATGGCAAGGGGAAAGTAACGCTGAAAATAAAAGGCGGTGGAGCTGTCGATCCCAAAAGTGGGCTAGACCACGTGGCCCATGTTTATCAGCAGCACAATGATAAGTTCACGGTGACGCTTGGCCTGACGGACATTGAGGACAACAAGAATGATTACTATAAAATGCAGATACTCGAGCACGACAACGGTAATAAATTTTGGTTGTTTACTAGCTGGGGAAGAATTGGCACGACGATTGGAGGGTCTAGTCTGAGATCGATGTCTCTAGACAGctgtattgatttttttaaaaaaaattatttaaaaaaaacgggaAATGATTGGGGTAATCACTCTGCTTTATTTGTCAAGTGTCCGGGTatgttttatttgataaaCACTGAGGATACTGATGACACTAAAATTAACAGAATACAGTCGACTGTGCAAAGCCAATTGAAACCTCCTGTAAAAGATCTTGTTgctttgatttttaatgttgAATACATGAAGATGGTGATGCTGGAGTACGAACTAGACATCGACAGAATGCCTTTGGGTGCATTGTCTACTAACCAAATTCAGCAAGCCTATCAGGTTCTCAGTGACGTGATGAGCATAAtcagaaataataatgatcagGCGTTACTGGTCGACGCATCAAACCGATTTTACACTCTGGTTCCTCACTCATTTGGATTAAACAGTCCCCCGATTCTGGACTCCATTGAAGCGGTACAGAAAAAATGTGAGATGCTAAACTCGTTAATGGAGATGGCGATTTCTTACCGGATATTGTATGACAACGTCAATATAAATCTGCATCCGATAGACGATCGCTACTTCAAGCTCAATACTTATATCGATGTTCTGGATCCTAACTCCTTTGAATACCAAATAATTCAACGCTATGCAATGAATACTCACTCCCATTGTCACGCTTCCTTCGAATTAAAAATCGAGAACATTTTCGTTATCAGTCGTCGCGGCGAAGACGAGAGATACAGACAATTTTCCGGGTTCTACAATAAAAGACTCCTGTGGCACGGCTCCCGTACCACTAATTTTGCTGGTATCCTGGCTCATGGACTCCGTGTCGCTCCACCGGAAGTCCCATCTTCGGGCTACATGTTCGGCAAGGGAATTTACTTCGCTGACGTAGTCTCGAAGTCTGCTAACTACTGCAGCACCACTTACAGCAACCCAACAGGACTTCTGCTGCTTTGCGAAGTCGCTCTAGGCAACATGTACGAGAGAGTCCAGGCTGATTACATCACCGAACTGCCTTATGGCTTCCACTCTACCTTCGGAAGAGGTAAAAATATTCCGGATCCCaaggattattttattactcgaGATAATGTTCTTGTGCCTTACGGAAAACCCGTAAGAGCAGATCTTTATAACGTGTTAGCGCTAGCGCACAATGAGTACGTTGTATATAATCCTGCTCAAATTAAAACCAAGTACTTGCTTCGTGTAAATTTTGTACACAAATAG